In Myxococcus stipitatus, the following are encoded in one genomic region:
- a CDS encoding zinc metalloprotease, protein MNPSPEEMADLERRFQQERVVSASARPNGSVDIPVYFHVINKGTGVANGDLTARMIADQMAVLNAAYANTPFKFTLTKTTRTTDRIAFDDFGAAVKIALREGGKNALNLYTANLKNNLLGYATFPADYASNPKLDGVALLYTTVPGGTAAPFNQGDTATHEVGHWLGLYHTFQGGCVSPGDAVSDTAPEATAAAGCPLGRDTCPGQGVDPIYNFMDYTDDACMNAFTPGQAARMDAMALTYR, encoded by the coding sequence GTGAACCCCTCCCCCGAGGAGATGGCGGACCTGGAGCGCCGCTTCCAGCAGGAGCGGGTGGTGTCCGCGTCCGCGCGGCCCAACGGCTCGGTGGACATCCCTGTCTACTTCCACGTCATCAACAAGGGCACGGGCGTGGCGAACGGCGACCTCACCGCGAGGATGATTGCCGACCAGATGGCGGTGCTGAACGCGGCGTACGCGAACACGCCATTCAAGTTCACGCTGACGAAGACGACCCGCACGACGGACCGCATCGCATTCGATGACTTCGGCGCCGCCGTCAAAATCGCCCTGCGTGAGGGCGGCAAGAACGCGTTGAACCTCTACACCGCGAACCTGAAGAACAACCTGCTGGGCTATGCGACGTTCCCCGCCGACTACGCCAGCAACCCCAAGCTGGATGGCGTGGCCCTCCTGTACACCACCGTCCCCGGGGGCACCGCCGCGCCCTTCAATCAGGGCGACACGGCCACGCACGAAGTCGGCCACTGGCTGGGCCTGTACCACACGTTCCAGGGTGGCTGCGTGAGCCCGGGTGACGCCGTCAGCGACACGGCCCCGGAGGCCACCGCCGCCGCCGGCTGTCCCCTTGGCCGCGACACCTGTCCTGGCCAGGGCGTGGACCCCATCTACAACTTCATGGACTACACCGACGACGCCTGCATGAACGCGTTC